In a genomic window of Flavobacterium sp. KACC 22761:
- a CDS encoding beta-mannosidase, with the protein MNYKKRVYWFLGICATIFSFVANAQNINIKEGWQFRETKTAKWLPATVPGEVHTDLLNNKTIPDPFYRDNEKKLQWIEKKDWEYKTTFQVTPALLKKKNAELVFDGLDTYATVYLNNKQVLKADNMFRQWRVEVKNLLKSGNNDLVIVFKSAQNVADSLAKKDLPFVIPDNPRAYVRKAQYHFGWDWGPKFTTCGIWKTPRLEVYDKKTPEKPYVLNRKIELVQEPDSVGKSFYFKIDGKPVYMKGANYIPSDAFLSRVTKKEYEKVISMAKDANMNMLRVWGGGIYEDDYFYDLCDKNGIYVWQDFMFAGTMIPGDKAFFDNVKAEVQYQVKRLRHHPSIVLWCGNNEIDEAFKNWGWQKSMNMSKQDSTRLWQDYVRLFQDSIPKWVKQVDNKRPYVSSSPLFGWGKKESITQGDSHYWGTWWGLDDIEITNSKTGRFVSEYGMQAMPNYSSIEAFTLPEDRYLYSDILEAHQKAGKGFMKLDSYLNRYFIEEAKIKKMSVEDYTYLTQCLQYYSLKNIIGIHRSKAPYNMGTLVWQLNDCWPVASWSVTDYYDRQPKAAWYAMKEAYRDDKKPEIDLTRPINLKLEDPKITYKITGNKVAIKASKAAKYVYISIKGYTGKWSDNYFDLKEGEEKTITFEGKIEKPLFKVYSLYDVLNKY; encoded by the coding sequence ATGAATTATAAAAAAAGAGTTTATTGGTTTTTGGGCATTTGTGCAACAATTTTTTCATTTGTTGCCAATGCCCAAAATATAAATATAAAAGAAGGCTGGCAATTTCGAGAAACGAAAACTGCAAAATGGCTTCCTGCAACAGTTCCAGGTGAAGTGCATACTGATTTGTTGAATAATAAAACAATTCCGGATCCATTTTACAGAGACAACGAAAAAAAACTGCAATGGATTGAAAAGAAAGACTGGGAATATAAAACCACTTTTCAAGTAACACCAGCTTTATTAAAAAAGAAAAATGCTGAATTGGTTTTTGACGGATTAGATACTTACGCTACCGTTTATTTGAATAATAAACAGGTTTTGAAAGCCGACAATATGTTTCGTCAATGGCGCGTTGAAGTTAAAAATCTGCTGAAATCTGGAAACAATGATTTGGTAATCGTATTTAAATCGGCACAAAATGTAGCAGATTCATTGGCTAAAAAAGATTTGCCTTTTGTAATTCCCGACAACCCGCGTGCCTATGTTCGAAAAGCACAATACCATTTTGGATGGGATTGGGGGCCAAAATTCACCACTTGCGGTATTTGGAAAACACCGCGCTTAGAAGTTTATGATAAAAAAACACCTGAGAAACCTTATGTGCTGAATCGCAAAATAGAATTGGTTCAAGAGCCGGACAGCGTTGGCAAATCATTTTATTTCAAAATTGATGGAAAGCCAGTTTATATGAAAGGCGCCAATTACATTCCATCAGATGCTTTTCTTTCGCGAGTGACGAAAAAAGAATACGAAAAAGTAATTTCAATGGCGAAAGATGCCAATATGAATATGTTGCGTGTCTGGGGCGGCGGTATTTATGAGGATGATTATTTTTATGACTTATGTGATAAAAACGGAATTTATGTCTGGCAGGATTTTATGTTTGCTGGCACCATGATTCCTGGCGACAAAGCTTTTTTTGATAATGTAAAAGCCGAAGTCCAATATCAGGTAAAACGTCTTCGCCATCATCCAAGTATTGTTTTGTGGTGCGGAAATAATGAGATTGATGAAGCCTTTAAAAATTGGGGCTGGCAAAAGAGCATGAATATGTCGAAACAAGATTCAACACGTTTGTGGCAGGATTATGTTCGTTTGTTTCAAGACAGTATTCCAAAATGGGTAAAGCAGGTCGATAATAAACGTCCTTATGTAAGTTCTTCACCTTTATTTGGTTGGGGAAAGAAGGAAAGTATTACTCAAGGAGACAGTCATTATTGGGGTACATGGTGGGGTTTAGATGATATAGAAATAACTAACTCTAAAACCGGCCGTTTTGTAAGCGAATATGGTATGCAAGCCATGCCAAATTATTCGTCTATAGAAGCTTTTACTTTGCCAGAAGATCGCTATTTGTATTCTGATATTTTAGAAGCGCATCAAAAAGCTGGAAAAGGTTTTATGAAATTAGATTCTTATTTGAATCGCTATTTTATTGAGGAGGCTAAAATTAAGAAAATGAGTGTTGAGGATTATACCTATCTTACGCAATGTCTTCAGTATTATTCTTTAAAAAATATTATCGGTATTCATCGTTCAAAAGCGCCTTACAATATGGGAACTTTGGTTTGGCAACTCAACGATTGCTGGCCAGTAGCAAGTTGGAGCGTAACTGATTATTATGATCGCCAGCCAAAAGCTGCCTGGTATGCCATGAAAGAAGCATACAGGGATGATAAAAAACCGGAAATCGATTTGACGCGCCCCATTAATTTGAAATTAGAAGATCCAAAAATCACCTATAAAATTACAGGAAATAAAGTCGCTATAAAAGCATCAAAGGCAGCAAAATACGTATATATTTCCATAAAAGGCTATACCGGAAAATGGAGCGACAATTATTTTGATTTGAAAGAAGGAGAAGAAAAAACGATCACGTTTGAAGGTAAAATTGAGAAACCACTTTTTAAGGTTTATTCGCTTTATGACGTTTTGAATAAATATTAA
- a CDS encoding LacI family DNA-binding transcriptional regulator — translation MKKITIKDIATEAQVSVSTVSFVINGKGEKMGISAAVIKKVQDVAEKLNYRPSMIATSLRTGKTRSIGLIVEDISNQFFSDLARVIEDEAKNIDYRVFYCSTGDDDERSEELIHSLLQANVDGFIITPTKNLEEKIDLLLKLKKPMVLIDRYFPGQNVSHVVMDNYEAAHSATKFLIKKNRKNIAVVNNTSEMIQMKLREDGYKDALKEEGMYKEKLVLHLDYHSNEETRIESLVKFFKKNTEIDAVLFLTNYMGLSGLQALRGMGISIPEDISIISFDDHDSFKLHTPTISVIAQPIVDIGVKAIELLMSQMTNMESFEVEKSLKKGDLIIRESV, via the coding sequence ATGAAAAAAATTACAATAAAAGATATTGCGACAGAAGCTCAGGTTTCAGTATCTACAGTATCTTTTGTTATTAATGGTAAAGGTGAAAAAATGGGGATTAGCGCAGCTGTGATTAAAAAAGTGCAAGATGTAGCAGAAAAGCTTAATTATAGACCGAGTATGATAGCGACCAGTTTGCGAACTGGAAAAACAAGATCGATTGGGCTTATTGTTGAGGATATTTCAAATCAATTCTTTTCTGATCTTGCGCGTGTGATCGAAGATGAAGCAAAAAATATCGATTACAGGGTTTTTTATTGCAGTACAGGTGATGATGATGAGCGTTCTGAGGAATTGATACATAGTCTTTTGCAGGCAAATGTTGACGGATTTATTATCACACCGACCAAAAATCTGGAAGAGAAAATCGATCTTCTTCTAAAGCTTAAAAAGCCGATGGTGTTGATCGACAGGTATTTTCCGGGACAAAATGTGAGCCATGTTGTAATGGATAATTATGAAGCGGCACATTCGGCTACCAAATTTTTGATTAAAAAGAATCGTAAAAATATTGCCGTGGTTAACAATACTTCTGAAATGATTCAGATGAAGTTAAGGGAAGATGGCTACAAAGATGCTTTGAAAGAAGAAGGAATGTACAAGGAAAAACTTGTACTGCATTTGGATTATCATAGCAATGAAGAAACAAGAATAGAGAGTCTTGTGAAATTTTTCAAGAAAAATACAGAAATTGATGCTGTTTTGTTTTTGACAAATTATATGGGGCTTTCTGGACTTCAGGCTTTAAGAGGAATGGGAATTAGTATTCCGGAAGATATTTCGATTATTAGTTTTGATGATCATGACAGTTTTAAATTGCATACTCCAACAATTAGCGTAATAGCGCAACCTATAGTTGACATTGGAGTGAAGGCAATAGAATTGTTGATGAGCCAAATGACAAACATGGAATCATTTGAAGTTGAAAAAAGTTTAAAGAAAGGTGATTTAATTATTCGGGAGTCGGTCTAA
- a CDS encoding DUF1214 domain-containing protein has product MKIKQKLSAGIFLLVISFLAFACKKNSTTDSESTKKDSIQTTTDSLASKKGDLVTAANFNRAETDLYFNTSVKQSNGIGAIFHYRTLMPIDNQSVIRANRDVLYSSGVFDLDAGPITVTLPNPGKRFMSMQTIDQDQYSETYYAPGTFTFTKEKVGTRYLMLGIRTFINPNDPKDLPIVTALQNAIKVDQKEKGTFEIPNWDKASQKKVRDSLIEVSKKLADTKGMFGPRGKVDETLHLIGSATGWGGNPEKDAFYLSVNPPKNDGKTIYKLKVKNVPVDGFWSVSVYNKEGYFEKNDLNIYSLNNITAKKDADGSVTIQFGGCDGKTPNCIPTVAGWNYWVRLYRPHKEVLNGTWKFPEAQIIK; this is encoded by the coding sequence ATGAAAATCAAACAGAAATTATCAGCAGGAATATTTTTATTAGTTATATCATTTTTGGCTTTTGCCTGCAAAAAAAATTCAACAACAGATTCTGAATCAACAAAAAAAGATTCAATACAAACAACAACAGATTCTCTGGCTTCAAAAAAAGGCGATCTTGTTACAGCTGCCAATTTTAATCGAGCAGAAACCGATTTGTATTTTAACACTTCAGTTAAACAATCTAATGGTATCGGTGCTATTTTTCATTATAGAACTTTAATGCCTATAGATAATCAATCTGTTATTCGAGCCAATCGCGATGTTTTATATTCATCAGGTGTTTTTGATCTTGATGCTGGACCAATAACCGTAACATTGCCTAATCCAGGGAAACGATTCATGTCGATGCAAACAATTGATCAAGATCAATATTCTGAAACCTATTATGCGCCGGGAACTTTTACTTTTACCAAAGAAAAAGTCGGCACACGCTACTTAATGCTGGGAATTAGAACCTTTATCAATCCAAATGATCCCAAAGATTTGCCAATTGTAACGGCTTTACAAAATGCAATTAAAGTTGATCAAAAAGAAAAAGGAACTTTTGAAATTCCGAATTGGGATAAAGCAAGCCAAAAGAAAGTTAGGGATTCACTTATTGAAGTATCCAAAAAATTAGCCGATACAAAAGGAATGTTTGGTCCAAGAGGAAAAGTAGACGAAACGCTTCATTTGATAGGAAGTGCTACCGGATGGGGCGGAAATCCTGAAAAAGATGCTTTTTATCTTTCAGTCAATCCTCCTAAAAATGACGGAAAAACGATTTATAAATTAAAAGTAAAAAATGTACCTGTAGATGGTTTTTGGTCTGTGAGTGTTTATAATAAAGAAGGCTATTTTGAGAAAAATGATCTTAATATCTATTCATTGAATAATATTACCGCAAAGAAAGATGCTGACGGGTCTGTAACCATTCAATTTGGAGGCTGTGATGGTAAAACGCCAAATTGCATCCCAACTGTTGCTGGCTGGAATTATTGGGTAAGACTTTATCGTCCGCACAAAGAAGTTTTAAATGGTACTTGGAAATTTCCTGAAGCTCAAATTATCAAATAA
- a CDS encoding RNA polymerase sigma factor yields MDNKKFILSLKKGNEEAFKEVYFKYYDKLKNIAKRFNSSVLTPEDFVQETFIRLYNKKELLNEDVLLDKQLFVICKNIIINHINRENKIMQLDTFQVEVAQEEIDTSVFDERSEKLHNFINQLPEQQQKIFTLHKLENLSYKEIAELTDLSEKTIANHIYLASKFIRKKIENH; encoded by the coding sequence ATGGACAATAAAAAATTTATTTTAAGTTTAAAAAAAGGTAATGAAGAAGCTTTTAAAGAAGTTTACTTCAAATACTACGACAAACTGAAAAATATTGCCAAACGATTCAATTCTTCAGTATTAACTCCAGAAGATTTTGTTCAGGAAACTTTCATAAGACTTTACAATAAAAAGGAATTGCTCAACGAAGATGTTTTGCTAGACAAACAATTGTTTGTCATTTGCAAAAATATCATCATCAATCACATTAATAGAGAAAACAAAATAATGCAACTTGACACTTTTCAAGTTGAAGTCGCACAAGAAGAAATCGATACTTCAGTTTTTGATGAAAGAAGTGAAAAACTGCATAATTTCATCAATCAGCTTCCGGAACAACAACAAAAAATATTTACTTTACACAAACTGGAAAACCTTAGCTATAAGGAAATTGCAGAGCTTACAGATCTTTCTGAAAAGACAATTGCCAATCATATTTATCTCGCCAGTAAATTTATTCGAAAAAAAATCGAAAACCATTAG
- a CDS encoding FecR family protein, with the protein MDKEKFDEEFKKLWNESPLSHSDNEKEASWEQFHSKTFATKKRKIRPWRYYSAAAVLLFVLIGTGIYFNNKPQQENVVLAENVIENTTSKVKYVILPDNSKVELSPNSKITYGANFVSNRKIEIDGEVYFKVKKDKQHPFQVFCNETTTTVLGTSFTVNETEDEKVTVELYEGSVQMNVKGQDQKWILKPGEKFTYGNQTASVEEFNRFIDFDNEKLSALSQYIEKNYGYKVILLSENLDQKITIRINKKEDLKTIVQLISEMYNLNFEINEDLKQITFQ; encoded by the coding sequence ATGGATAAAGAAAAATTTGACGAAGAGTTCAAAAAACTATGGAATGAATCTCCACTTTCTCATTCAGATAATGAAAAGGAAGCTTCGTGGGAACAATTTCATTCCAAAACTTTCGCCACGAAAAAACGAAAAATAAGACCGTGGCGTTATTATTCGGCGGCAGCGGTTTTGCTTTTTGTTCTTATCGGAACTGGAATTTATTTCAACAACAAACCGCAACAGGAAAATGTTGTTCTTGCCGAAAATGTCATTGAGAATACTACTTCTAAAGTAAAATATGTCATTTTACCGGATAATTCAAAGGTCGAATTAAGTCCGAATTCTAAAATTACATACGGCGCCAATTTCGTGTCAAATAGAAAAATCGAAATTGATGGTGAAGTTTATTTCAAAGTCAAAAAAGACAAACAACATCCTTTTCAGGTTTTTTGCAATGAAACGACAACTACAGTTTTAGGAACTTCTTTTACCGTTAATGAAACAGAAGACGAAAAAGTAACTGTTGAACTTTATGAAGGAAGCGTTCAAATGAATGTAAAAGGCCAAGACCAAAAATGGATCTTGAAACCCGGCGAAAAATTCACTTACGGAAATCAAACGGCTTCTGTTGAAGAATTCAACCGATTTATCGATTTTGACAATGAAAAGCTTTCTGCTTTAAGCCAATATATTGAGAAAAATTATGGCTATAAAGTCATTCTTCTATCAGAAAATCTAGATCAGAAAATCACAATCCGAATCAATAAAAAAGAAGATTTAAAAACAATTGTACAATTAATATCAGAAATGTATAACCTAAACTTTGAAATAAATGAAGATTTAAAACAAATTACTTTTCAATAG
- a CDS encoding TonB-dependent receptor, which produces MKHIISACFFLLSLSMSAQKVNVTVDHNMTLKEFFKQIENQTDFKFAFTDQIDTNKKYFTKKSTYKQIEIGTLISELNKTATIQFSVVGNNIFVKQKSQPQKATKKKSKLKGQIIDDEKQPVIGANIFIKELETGTVTDYNGKFSIEVPNGTYTFVISYVGFKNQEKQITISDDANINFNIESDSQQLGEVIVTANKATDIKNTQMSVNKLSMQEIKRIPVAMGEPDPLKSILTLPGVTNAGEASSGFNVRGGAADQNLILLDGAPVYADSHMFGFFSIFNADAISGLELYKGGIPSKYGGRVSSVLDVTQQTGDFQNYKVNGGIGLISSRLLVQGPIQKDKGSFIVSGRTSYAHLFLKLADNKNSAMFYDLNAKFNYRFNASNSLAFSGYFGNDVFDINDRFSSKYGNTMGILSWKHKFSDRLNTNLSTFYSDYKFNLGLSSENFEWDSNIKSYGLKYNWFYQKSDKFKINYGIDGLYYNFNPGVVQPTSSDSQFNYQQLDKKYALETSAFIDFENQITEKLNFRYGLRYSIFYRLGSEEISTYENDQAVVFNPLYNIYQEGTPTGSVYYGKGKKISSFNNFEPRAALSYAFNENTSVKASYNRMAQYIHILSNTQSPLPMSIWTPSGPFTKPQMLDQYAMGYFKNFKDGDYSFEGELFYKNVQNRIDYIDGADVLANNNIEQVILNGKARSYGMELLLRKNTGNFTGWISYTLSRAEQKTPGRTPDEPGIANGDWYLSGYDKMHNLSVVGSYEFSPKWSFNGNFTLQSGQPVTYANGYYEFGGIHVPNYSLRNENRLPLFHHLDVAATYTPRPEKKKGWQSYWVFSIYNIYNRKNAASMNFTTNEDTGMNETRRLSIFGIVPGVSYNFKF; this is translated from the coding sequence ATGAAGCATATAATTTCAGCATGCTTTTTTTTACTCAGCTTAAGTATGTCTGCACAAAAGGTAAATGTTACTGTAGATCATAATATGACCTTAAAAGAATTTTTCAAACAAATTGAAAACCAAACCGATTTCAAGTTTGCTTTTACCGATCAAATTGATACCAATAAAAAATATTTTACCAAAAAAAGTACGTATAAGCAAATCGAAATTGGTACGCTCATTTCAGAATTAAACAAAACGGCAACAATCCAATTTTCTGTTGTTGGTAATAATATTTTTGTGAAACAGAAATCTCAACCTCAAAAAGCAACCAAAAAAAAAAGCAAGCTGAAAGGCCAGATTATTGATGATGAAAAACAGCCCGTTATTGGCGCTAATATTTTCATTAAAGAATTGGAAACTGGCACCGTAACGGATTATAATGGAAAATTCAGCATCGAAGTTCCAAATGGCACTTACACTTTTGTGATTAGTTATGTGGGGTTTAAAAATCAGGAAAAACAAATTACGATTTCTGATGATGCGAATATCAATTTCAATATCGAATCAGACAGTCAGCAATTGGGCGAAGTTATTGTAACTGCCAACAAAGCCACTGATATCAAAAATACTCAAATGAGCGTCAACAAGCTTTCGATGCAGGAAATCAAAAGAATTCCGGTTGCAATGGGCGAACCAGATCCTTTAAAATCAATTTTGACTTTGCCCGGAGTTACCAATGCCGGAGAAGCTTCCTCAGGATTTAACGTTCGCGGAGGCGCGGCTGACCAGAATTTGATTCTTTTAGATGGCGCTCCCGTTTATGCCGATTCACACATGTTTGGATTTTTCTCCATTTTTAATGCCGATGCCATTAGTGGTTTAGAATTGTATAAAGGCGGAATTCCTTCAAAATATGGAGGACGTGTTTCTTCTGTTTTGGATGTTACGCAACAAACCGGAGATTTTCAAAACTATAAAGTAAATGGAGGAATTGGATTAATTTCGAGCCGTCTTTTGGTTCAAGGACCAATTCAAAAAGACAAAGGTTCATTTATTGTTTCGGGCCGAACTTCGTATGCACATTTATTTTTGAAATTGGCTGACAACAAAAACTCAGCAATGTTTTATGATTTAAATGCGAAATTCAATTATCGTTTTAATGCTAGTAATAGTTTGGCTTTCTCTGGCTATTTCGGAAATGATGTTTTTGACATCAATGATCGTTTTTCGAGCAAATATGGAAATACAATGGGGATTTTAAGTTGGAAACATAAATTTTCAGATCGTTTAAACACTAATCTTTCTACATTTTACAGTGATTATAAATTCAACTTAGGACTTTCTTCAGAAAATTTTGAATGGGACAGCAATATCAAAAGCTACGGATTGAAGTACAATTGGTTTTATCAGAAATCCGACAAATTCAAAATAAACTACGGAATTGATGGTTTGTACTATAATTTCAATCCGGGAGTTGTACAGCCAACAAGCTCTGATTCGCAGTTTAATTATCAGCAATTGGACAAAAAATATGCTTTAGAAACTTCAGCATTTATCGATTTTGAAAATCAAATTACAGAGAAACTGAATTTCCGTTATGGACTTCGTTACAGTATATTTTATCGTTTAGGTTCAGAAGAAATCAGTACTTATGAAAACGATCAGGCTGTGGTTTTTAATCCGCTTTATAATATTTATCAGGAAGGAACTCCAACTGGTTCTGTATATTATGGAAAAGGAAAAAAGATTAGCAGTTTCAACAATTTTGAGCCTAGAGCAGCTTTGTCTTATGCGTTCAACGAAAATACTTCGGTAAAAGCAAGCTACAACAGAATGGCGCAATACATTCATATTTTGTCGAATACGCAGTCGCCTCTGCCAATGAGTATTTGGACGCCAAGCGGGCCTTTTACCAAACCACAAATGCTGGATCAATATGCGATGGGTTATTTCAAAAATTTCAAAGACGGAGATTATTCTTTTGAGGGAGAATTATTTTATAAAAACGTTCAAAACCGAATTGATTACATTGATGGAGCTGATGTTTTGGCCAACAACAATATTGAACAAGTTATCCTAAACGGAAAAGCCAGATCGTACGGAATGGAGTTATTACTTCGAAAAAACACAGGAAATTTCACCGGATGGATTTCCTACACGCTATCGCGCGCCGAACAAAAAACACCGGGAAGAACTCCAGATGAACCAGGAATTGCAAACGGCGACTGGTATTTATCTGGGTATGACAAAATGCATAATTTGAGCGTTGTTGGTAGTTATGAATTTAGTCCAAAATGGTCTTTTAATGGAAATTTCACCTTGCAGTCAGGTCAACCGGTAACGTATGCAAACGGTTATTATGAATTTGGTGGTATTCACGTTCCTAATTATTCTTTGAGAAACGAGAACAGATTACCGCTTTTTCACCATTTAGATGTTGCCGCAACTTATACGCCAAGACCAGAGAAAAAGAAAGGCTGGCAAAGCTATTGGGTATTCAGCATTTACAATATTTATAATCGAAAAAATGCAGCTTCAATGAATTTTACAACCAATGAAGATACGGGAATGAATGAAACCAGAAGGCTTTCAATCTTCGGAATTGTACCTGGGGTTTCTTATAATTTTAAATTTTAA
- a CDS encoding DUF4249 domain-containing protein — translation MKKLKKYSIMNKALALLSLFSVLFFSSCEEVVNLDLETGETKLVIDAEIVWKKGTSGNEQTIKISKTAPYYNGSTPKVSGAQVRVENSNGDVFTFTESEAGIYKCTNFVPVINMDYKLFVQAEGQSYTAVEKLTSATPIDKIEQKIVPDFGGKDAIEVTFYYKDPADQVNFYLTDYQSEFLIFPEYEITNDDFYNGNEISTRYSNEDMKPGNTLKILHRGISKNFFNYMKLILEASNSNPFQVPPGNIRGNIVNTNNVNNYALGYFRLCEADQVSYLVK, via the coding sequence ATGAAAAAATTAAAAAAATACAGCATCATGAATAAAGCATTGGCATTATTGAGTCTTTTTTCGGTTTTGTTTTTCAGTTCGTGCGAAGAAGTCGTAAATCTCGATTTGGAAACTGGCGAAACTAAACTTGTAATTGATGCCGAAATTGTATGGAAAAAAGGAACTTCAGGAAATGAACAAACCATTAAAATCAGCAAAACAGCTCCATATTATAATGGCTCCACGCCAAAAGTCTCAGGTGCACAGGTTAGAGTTGAAAACAGCAATGGCGATGTCTTTACTTTTACCGAATCTGAAGCAGGAATTTACAAATGCACCAATTTTGTTCCTGTAATCAACATGGATTACAAATTGTTTGTTCAGGCCGAAGGACAAAGTTATACAGCTGTCGAAAAACTGACTTCGGCAACTCCAATTGATAAAATAGAACAAAAAATCGTTCCTGATTTTGGCGGAAAAGATGCAATTGAAGTCACATTTTATTATAAAGATCCAGCAGATCAAGTCAATTTTTATTTGACCGATTATCAAAGTGAATTTTTAATTTTTCCGGAATATGAAATCACAAACGATGATTTTTATAACGGAAACGAAATCAGTACAAGATATTCCAATGAAGACATGAAGCCAGGAAATACTTTAAAGATTTTGCATCGCGGTATTTCTAAAAACTTTTTCAATTATATGAAATTGATTTTAGAAGCTTCAAACTCAAATCCTTTTCAGGTTCCTCCAGGAAATATTAGAGGAAACATTGTAAATACAAACAATGTCAATAATTATGCATTAGGTTATTTTAGATTATGCGAAGCTGATCAGGTTTCATATTTAGTAAAATAG
- a CDS encoding nucleosidase encodes MIKINQTESFAVEDILFCFALESEAAEVFKENNTLFTGIGKVNAAYELTKAIQNKKPSIIINLGSAGSSSFQKGEVICCTKFVQRDMDVRGLGFALYETPLSGLPPVLEYGLLMDDRKEGICGTGDNFEMEHSSDAYNVVDMEAYALAMIAMKEKIPFLCLKYISDGADDNAAEDWTVQVHKAAISYGKILGLI; translated from the coding sequence ATGATAAAAATTAATCAAACGGAATCTTTTGCCGTTGAAGATATACTATTCTGTTTTGCTCTTGAATCTGAAGCAGCAGAAGTTTTTAAAGAAAACAACACTTTATTTACCGGAATTGGAAAAGTAAATGCAGCTTACGAATTGACGAAAGCAATTCAAAACAAAAAGCCTTCTATAATCATAAATCTTGGATCTGCGGGAAGCAGCAGTTTTCAAAAAGGCGAAGTAATTTGCTGTACCAAATTCGTACAACGAGACATGGATGTTCGTGGTTTGGGTTTTGCATTATATGAAACGCCATTATCTGGTTTGCCTCCAGTTTTAGAATATGGTTTGCTGATGGATGATAGGAAAGAAGGAATTTGCGGAACGGGAGATAATTTCGAAATGGAACATTCTTCTGATGCCTATAATGTTGTTGATATGGAAGCTTATGCTTTAGCAATGATTGCAATGAAAGAAAAAATTCCATTTTTATGCCTAAAATATATTTCTGATGGAGCTGATGATAATGCCGCCGAAGATTGGACCGTTCAAGTTCATAAAGCAGCGATTTCTTATGGCAAAATTTTAGGATTGATTTAA
- a CDS encoding MgtC/SapB family protein, protein MEIEIVIRLLLAAFWGALIGAEREYRGKAAGLRTTIMISVGACFFTFMSVWIGGAGNPDRIASNIVTGLGFLCAGVIFRSDSHVSGITTAATIWSVAAVSMGVGAGYYFASACAALMILLILTMLTVLQDKIDISNEHKILRITFKRGEDGHKKCKELFSQYDIKSKLIIQRCNQDHVTLEWQVHASKKSMELLSAALMQDPIFEELIL, encoded by the coding sequence ATGGAAATAGAAATCGTCATTAGATTGCTTTTAGCGGCATTTTGGGGAGCTTTAATTGGAGCTGAAAGAGAATATAGAGGAAAAGCGGCAGGTCTTCGGACTACAATAATGATTTCTGTGGGAGCTTGTTTCTTTACATTCATGTCAGTTTGGATTGGCGGAGCCGGAAATCCGGACCGAATTGCTTCGAACATTGTAACAGGTTTAGGTTTTCTTTGTGCAGGAGTAATTTTTAGATCAGACAGCCATGTTAGCGGTATTACAACTGCTGCGACAATTTGGTCAGTTGCGGCGGTGAGCATGGGCGTAGGAGCAGGTTATTATTTTGCTTCGGCTTGTGCGGCATTAATGATTCTTCTGATTTTGACAATGCTTACCGTTTTGCAAGATAAGATTGATATTAGCAATGAACATAAAATACTTCGTATCACATTTAAGCGTGGCGAAGACGGTCATAAAAAATGTAAAGAACTTTTTTCTCAATATGATATAAAATCAAAATTGATTATTCAGCGTTGCAATCAAGATCATGTTACTTTGGAATGGCAGGTACATGCTTCCAAAAAATCAATGGAATTATTATCTGCAGCACTTATGCAAGATCCAATTTTTGAAGAATTGATTTTGTGA